A DNA window from Aestuariispira ectoiniformans contains the following coding sequences:
- a CDS encoding RNA pyrophosphohydrolase: MDQQEDRPYRPCVGLMVVNGAGHVFVGNRIDTPGDHWQMPQGGIDEGEEPAEAALRELKEEIGTDNAMILGESENWYAYDLPRELSRRVWKGRYRGQTQKWFLLLFRGDDSDIVLDSHHPEFSEWQWVALDRLSDLIVPFKRDTYDQVVREFAPLVDAHLTKQDD, translated from the coding sequence ATGGATCAACAGGAAGATCGGCCCTACCGGCCCTGCGTGGGATTGATGGTTGTGAACGGCGCGGGCCATGTTTTTGTTGGCAACCGGATTGATACGCCGGGTGACCATTGGCAGATGCCGCAGGGCGGTATCGACGAGGGCGAAGAACCGGCAGAAGCGGCCTTGCGCGAGTTGAAGGAAGAGATCGGGACCGACAATGCCATGATCCTGGGCGAGTCGGAAAACTGGTACGCCTATGACCTGCCGCGGGAGTTGTCGCGCAGGGTCTGGAAAGGGCGCTATCGCGGCCAGACGCAGAAATGGTTCCTGTTGCTGTTCCGTGGTGACGACAGCGATATCGTGCTGGACAGTCACCATCCGGAATTCAGTGAATGGCAATGGGTGGCGCTGGACCGGCTGAGTGACCTGATCGTCCCCTTCAAGCGGGACACCTATGACCAGGTCGTCCGGGAGTTTGCGCCCCTGGTCGATGCCCATCTCACAAAACAAGACGACTGA
- a CDS encoding tetratricopeptide repeat protein yields the protein MNGLGTDGMKRQMRIWTKAGRAALSGGMLAIACLSALPAQADKSGAMPVEDLNVYGNYLSGLHAERLSNFPQSAAFLDAALAERPDNIMLRVRAFQANMGAGDMDRALTLAKEIYDSKTGVPPLVVTYLALDAIKREDWDGALGYLKEAQDGHNDVLIQLSKIWAEAGAGKQDAALKAIEPLRKSFAGIAALMEGMVRQHFGDLKGAETAYMSQVEDPLKAPGLLVRALIRVRLAEGRTDEARELLSQYLVRVPNQVEMEADMAQLMKKQALPPLAATPADAIAEGVYQIAIPYSRSLWENGMIFLRLSTWLNPSLDKANILMGGLLEDRQLFDQAIAAYGNVGEGSPYAWQSKVLIASDLYDLKKPKEAISTLEKLSLERPDQIGALRSLGQIYHSEQRYPEMSETYDRLIKRLKDDRPEYWLYYYLRGMAEERQKNWDPAEKDFLKALELQPDQPEVLNYLGYSWVDMGRNLDRAQAMLKKAVEQRYTGYVVDSLGWAYYRLGKYDDAVRELERAVSLEPTEPVINDHLGDAYWKVGRKREARYQWERASIFESDEIDGDELRKKIENGLTD from the coding sequence ATGAACGGTTTGGGAACGGACGGCATGAAGAGGCAGATGCGGATTTGGACAAAGGCCGGTCGCGCGGCGCTCAGCGGTGGTATGCTGGCAATCGCCTGCCTGTCCGCCTTGCCGGCACAGGCCGACAAGTCCGGCGCCATGCCCGTGGAAGACCTCAACGTCTATGGCAATTACCTGTCGGGTCTGCATGCCGAACGGCTGAGCAATTTTCCACAGTCTGCCGCCTTCCTTGATGCCGCACTTGCCGAGCGCCCGGATAATATCATGCTGCGCGTGCGGGCCTTCCAGGCGAATATGGGCGCGGGAGACATGGATCGCGCCCTGACGCTCGCCAAGGAAATATATGACAGCAAGACCGGTGTTCCGCCGCTTGTCGTGACCTACCTGGCACTGGATGCAATCAAGCGTGAGGATTGGGACGGGGCTCTGGGCTATCTGAAGGAAGCACAGGACGGCCATAACGATGTTCTGATCCAGCTTTCCAAGATCTGGGCGGAGGCCGGGGCCGGAAAGCAGGACGCGGCGCTGAAGGCGATCGAGCCCTTGCGCAAGTCCTTCGCCGGGATCGCGGCCCTGATGGAAGGCATGGTACGCCAGCATTTCGGTGATCTGAAAGGCGCGGAAACGGCCTATATGTCCCAGGTGGAAGACCCGCTGAAAGCGCCGGGCCTGCTGGTGCGGGCTTTAATTCGCGTACGTCTGGCCGAAGGGCGCACGGACGAGGCCCGCGAATTGCTGAGCCAGTATCTGGTGCGCGTGCCGAACCAGGTGGAAATGGAAGCGGATATGGCGCAGCTCATGAAAAAGCAGGCGCTGCCACCGCTGGCCGCAACTCCGGCGGATGCGATTGCCGAGGGCGTCTACCAGATCGCCATTCCCTATTCGCGCAGTCTTTGGGAAAACGGCATGATCTTCCTGCGCTTGTCGACCTGGCTGAACCCGTCGCTGGACAAGGCGAATATCCTGATGGGGGGGCTGCTGGAGGACCGCCAGCTTTTCGATCAGGCCATCGCGGCCTATGGCAATGTGGGCGAGGGCTCTCCCTATGCCTGGCAGTCCAAGGTTCTGATTGCCTCCGACCTCTATGATCTCAAGAAGCCGAAGGAAGCCATCAGCACGCTGGAAAAACTGTCGCTGGAACGGCCGGACCAGATCGGCGCGCTGCGCAGCCTGGGTCAGATTTATCATTCCGAACAGCGTTATCCGGAAATGTCGGAAACCTATGACCGGCTGATCAAACGCCTCAAGGACGACCGCCCGGAATACTGGCTCTATTACTATCTGCGCGGCATGGCCGAAGAACGCCAGAAGAACTGGGACCCGGCGGAAAAGGATTTCCTCAAGGCGCTTGAACTGCAGCCGGACCAGCCGGAGGTTCTCAACTATCTGGGCTATAGCTGGGTCGATATGGGCCGCAACCTGGACCGGGCGCAGGCGATGCTGAAAAAGGCGGTGGAACAGCGGTATACCGGCTATGTGGTCGACAGTCTGGGCTGGGCCTATTACAGGCTGGGCAAATATGACGATGCCGTGCGTGAACTGGAACGCGCCGTCAGTCTGGAACCGACCGAACCGGTGATCAATGACCATCTGGGTGACGCCTATTGGAAGGTGGGCCGCAAACGCGAGGCCCGTTACCAGTGGGAACGTGCATCGATTTTTGAATCAGACGAGATTGACGGGGACGAACTCCGAAAAAAGATCGAGAATGGTCTGACGGACTGA
- a CDS encoding 4-(cytidine 5'-diphospho)-2-C-methyl-D-erythritol kinase codes for MQSVTVTAAAKVNLYLHVTGQRADGYHLLESLVAFTEFGDRLMVSPGEGLSLTIGGPFADGLTDGPDNLILRAASELRDLCGVTLGAAIHLDKTIPVAAGIGGGSADAAAALTALCDFWDLNPDRTALDDLALGLGADVPVCLHGRPAHMAGIGEEVTSAPDLPDLGVLLVNPLQGVSTPQVFKALNGAFGPADRIPDAAFADPASFLAALHTRRNDLMAPAVNIAPVVGEMLAALEGLDGCRLARMSGSGATCFGLFDDPGHAARAADVFRTTHPGWWAQSTRFSGARPI; via the coding sequence ATGCAATCAGTGACGGTAACCGCGGCGGCCAAGGTCAATCTCTACCTCCATGTGACCGGCCAGCGCGCGGATGGTTATCATCTGCTGGAAAGCCTCGTGGCCTTCACGGAATTCGGCGACCGGTTGATGGTGTCACCGGGGGAGGGGCTGTCGCTCACCATCGGCGGGCCGTTTGCCGACGGTCTGACCGACGGGCCGGACAATCTGATCCTGCGGGCGGCCAGTGAATTGCGCGATCTCTGCGGGGTGACCCTGGGCGCGGCGATCCATCTTGACAAGACCATACCGGTTGCCGCCGGGATTGGCGGCGGCTCTGCCGATGCGGCGGCTGCCCTGACCGCGCTTTGTGACTTCTGGGACCTGAACCCGGACCGCACCGCACTGGACGATCTGGCGCTGGGCCTTGGTGCGGATGTGCCGGTTTGTCTGCACGGGCGGCCTGCCCATATGGCGGGCATCGGCGAGGAAGTCACCTCTGCGCCCGACCTGCCCGATCTGGGCGTGTTGCTGGTGAACCCGCTGCAGGGGGTATCAACCCCGCAGGTTTTCAAGGCGCTGAATGGGGCCTTTGGCCCGGCGGATCGCATCCCCGACGCGGCCTTTGCCGACCCGGCGTCCTTCCTGGCCGCGCTCCACACAAGGCGCAACGACCTGATGGCCCCGGCGGTCAACATCGCCCCGGTGGTGGGCGAGATGCTGGCCGCCTTGGAGGGGCTGGACGGCTGTCGCCTGGCGCGCATGTCCGGCAGTGGCGCCACCTGTTTCGGCCTGTTCGACGACCCCGGTCACGCCGCCCGCGCCGCCGACGTGTTCCGCACCACCCATCCCGGCTGGTGGGCCCAATCCACACGCTTTTCCGGGGCGCGGCCGATTTGA
- a CDS encoding phage Gp37/Gp68 family protein has translation MAETTIEWTDATWNPVAGCSIVSAGCSNCYAMEMARRLEAMGVDKYSGLTRRSGSRTVWRGGVKLDYKSLEAPLKWRKPRQIFVNSMSDLFHEDVPNEFVADVWSVMARTPQHNYQILTKRPERMIAVFDEAQLPVLENVWLGTSVENSETAGRISVLRAVPAKIRFISFEPLIGAVGSVDLTDIHWAIVGGESGPRARPIREVWIDEIYLQCQIYDSAFFFKQWGTWGKDNKRRSKKANGRTYRGQVWDEMPSLL, from the coding sequence ATGGCTGAAACTACTATAGAATGGACTGATGCAACATGGAATCCTGTTGCCGGATGCTCCATTGTGTCTGCGGGTTGTTCAAATTGTTACGCAATGGAAATGGCTCGGCGTTTGGAAGCAATGGGGGTTGATAAGTATTCCGGGTTAACTCGTAGGAGTGGTTCCCGTACAGTATGGCGTGGTGGGGTAAAGCTAGACTACAAGTCACTTGAAGCTCCTTTAAAATGGAGAAAGCCGAGACAAATCTTTGTCAACTCAATGAGCGACCTGTTTCACGAAGATGTTCCGAACGAATTTGTTGCAGATGTTTGGTCTGTGATGGCGCGCACTCCGCAACATAACTATCAAATATTAACCAAACGACCAGAAAGAATGATTGCGGTATTTGATGAAGCTCAACTACCTGTGCTTGAGAATGTTTGGCTTGGAACAAGCGTTGAAAATTCGGAGACGGCAGGCAGAATTTCGGTGTTGCGAGCTGTCCCCGCAAAAATTCGGTTTATATCATTTGAGCCTCTTATAGGTGCTGTTGGTTCTGTCGATCTAACTGATATACATTGGGCAATTGTTGGTGGCGAAAGTGGCCCAAGAGCTCGCCCAATAAGGGAAGTTTGGATTGACGAGATTTATTTGCAATGTCAAATATACGACTCGGCCTTTTTCTTTAAGCAGTGGGGCACTTGGGGCAAGGATAACAAGCGCAGATCCAAAAAGGCCAACGGTCGTACGTATAGAGGGCAGGTCTGGGATGAAATGCCTAGTCTCTTGTGA
- the tcmP gene encoding three-Cys-motif partner protein TcmP codes for MAKKKEKYNWGDKPPVDPHTKIKHKIIHDYVKQYVLTLSKPRTADEFKTSIFDCFSGGGIYKDGDSDHMGSPFQILEAVREAENEIREQDRHKDLLIDVNYFFSDIKPEAIESLKGHFRDRSYDTLLDRCRVATCSEIVDELISSAKKHTPRAGKALFILDQYGYSDATVYDIVKIFTELKKAEVLLFLSVDKIVDFLNPSDAFRKSLDIAGYDLPIDELVSKRNESNLIPVYQYECRKYLLQSYLSKLGQIYIHPFSIKSYTDGREYWFAHITRSWKAREVMLGVHRSYATHSVLYGVEGLDLMMLGYAPRHSYVDDLIKENTVEALDRRLPEHLAESLLKYITDNQLFGLSVEELMLRTANGNPADKRGMEKTFDLLMSTDVVFKSPDGAIRRSGRSVQHTDLLHHTGQRRFIF; via the coding sequence ATGGCAAAGAAAAAAGAAAAGTATAACTGGGGTGATAAGCCCCCGGTTGATCCCCACACAAAAATAAAACACAAAATTATCCATGACTACGTTAAGCAATATGTTCTAACACTTAGCAAACCACGGACAGCGGACGAGTTTAAGACATCTATCTTCGATTGTTTTAGTGGGGGTGGGATATATAAAGACGGCGACAGCGACCATATGGGGTCACCTTTCCAGATATTAGAAGCTGTTCGCGAAGCGGAAAATGAGATTAGAGAGCAAGATAGGCACAAAGACCTACTAATTGATGTAAACTATTTCTTTTCGGATATTAAACCTGAAGCTATCGAAAGCTTGAAGGGGCACTTTCGAGATCGATCATACGATACGTTATTGGATAGATGTCGTGTTGCTACATGTTCAGAAATCGTAGATGAATTGATTTCTAGCGCGAAAAAACACACTCCGCGTGCTGGCAAAGCTCTGTTTATCCTAGATCAATATGGTTACTCGGATGCTACTGTTTACGATATTGTAAAAATATTTACTGAATTAAAGAAAGCAGAAGTCTTACTATTTCTTTCTGTTGATAAGATAGTGGATTTTCTGAATCCATCAGATGCCTTTAGAAAGTCATTGGATATTGCTGGCTACGATTTGCCGATTGATGAGTTGGTCTCCAAGAGGAATGAGTCAAATTTAATCCCAGTATATCAGTACGAATGTAGAAAATACCTATTACAGTCATATCTTTCAAAATTAGGGCAAATATACATTCACCCATTTTCGATTAAGTCTTATACGGATGGGCGTGAATATTGGTTTGCACATATCACAAGGAGCTGGAAGGCCCGCGAAGTAATGCTTGGCGTCCACCGTTCCTATGCAACTCATTCAGTTCTTTATGGAGTAGAAGGGCTTGACCTCATGATGTTGGGGTATGCCCCGAGGCATTCCTATGTTGATGACCTCATTAAGGAAAACACGGTAGAGGCATTAGACCGACGTCTCCCAGAGCATCTAGCGGAGAGTTTGCTAAAATACATAACTGACAATCAGCTTTTTGGTCTTAGTGTTGAAGAGTTAATGCTTAGAACAGCGAATGGAAATCCTGCAGATAAACGTGGTATGGAAAAGACATTCGACCTCTTAATGTCAACAGATGTTGTATTCAAGAGTCCGGATGGTGCAATTCGACGGTCAGGGCGTAGCGTCCAGCACACAGACTTATTGCATCACACCGGACAACGTCGTTTCATTTTCTAA
- a CDS encoding fructosamine kinase family protein produces MQDGHRRRIEEIRGSQLARADYLPGGCVGEVWKLTFEDGGQAVAKTANGEDTLDIEAYMLRYLADHSGLPVPHVIEATPDLLLMDYVESGGSINVRVQEDAADILAKLHDVTAPKFGHERDTLIGPLHQPNLWTDRWIDFFRDHRLLYLGRAANDAGQLPPGTMARLERLCGRLDSWLSEPTAASLIHGDIWGGNVLAKGDRIAAFIDPAIYHADPEIELAYTTLFHTFGQRFFDRYQEHRPLSPNFFDERVALYHLYPLLVHARLFGGGYGSQVDSILRRFVG; encoded by the coding sequence ATGCAGGACGGTCATCGCAGACGCATAGAGGAAATCCGGGGCAGCCAGTTGGCCCGCGCCGATTACCTGCCCGGCGGCTGTGTGGGCGAGGTCTGGAAGCTGACTTTCGAAGACGGCGGACAGGCGGTCGCCAAGACCGCCAATGGCGAGGATACGCTGGATATCGAGGCCTATATGCTGCGCTATCTGGCGGATCATTCCGGCCTGCCGGTGCCGCATGTGATAGAGGCCACGCCGGACCTGCTGTTGATGGATTATGTGGAAAGCGGCGGCTCAATCAACGTACGCGTACAGGAAGATGCCGCGGATATCCTGGCGAAACTGCATGATGTGACGGCCCCGAAATTCGGCCATGAGCGCGACACCCTGATCGGACCCTTGCATCAACCCAACCTCTGGACCGATCGCTGGATCGATTTTTTCCGGGATCATCGCCTGCTTTATCTGGGCCGCGCCGCCAATGACGCCGGACAGTTGCCCCCTGGCACGATGGCGCGGCTGGAACGGTTATGCGGGCGGCTGGACAGCTGGTTGAGCGAACCGACGGCGGCCAGCCTGATCCATGGCGATATCTGGGGCGGCAATGTGCTGGCCAAAGGCGACCGTATCGCCGCCTTCATCGACCCGGCGATCTACCACGCCGACCCGGAAATCGAGCTGGCCTATACCACGCTGTTCCACACCTTCGGCCAGCGCTTCTTCGACCGCTATCAGGAACACCGCCCGCTCAGCCCCAATTTCTTCGACGAACGCGTGGCCCTCTATCACCTCTACCCCCTGCTGGTGCATGCAAGGCTTTTCGGCGGTGGCTATGGCAGCCAGGTGGATTCAATTTTGCGGCGGTTTGTGGGGTGA
- a CDS encoding low molecular weight protein-tyrosine-phosphatase codes for MVKVLLVCTGNICRSPTGEGVFRHLLAEEGLSDHIITDSCGLESWHVGKAPDPRTIAAAAKRGVDLSELRARQIQPDDFHDFDLLLAMDGGHFNGMRDQAPKQTQDKIRMFLEPVAEAIGRLDVPDPYYGGADGFEDVLDLIEAGSRAWISNLRNGFQPK; via the coding sequence ATGGTAAAAGTACTTTTGGTTTGCACCGGCAATATCTGTCGGTCTCCCACCGGCGAAGGGGTTTTTCGCCATCTGCTGGCCGAGGAAGGCCTGAGCGACCATATCATCACCGATTCCTGTGGTCTGGAAAGCTGGCATGTGGGCAAGGCACCCGACCCGCGCACCATCGCCGCCGCCGCAAAACGCGGCGTCGACCTGAGTGAACTGCGCGCCCGCCAGATCCAGCCCGACGACTTTCATGACTTCGACCTGCTACTTGCCATGGACGGCGGCCACTTCAACGGCATGCGCGACCAGGCCCCGAAACAGACCCAGGACAAGATCCGCATGTTCCTGGAACCGGTTGCCGAGGCCATCGGCCGTCTGGACGTGCCCGACCCCTATTACGGCGGCGCGGACGGTTTTGAAGACGTGCTGGACCTGATCGAGGCCGGGTCCCGCGCCTGGATCAGCAATCTGCGGAACGGCTTTCAACCCAAATAA